The Rhodopseudomonas julia DNA segment AGAAGTTGCCTGGCCATAATGGACGCCGAATTGCCGCGAGCCGCCGGTAACCCTGTGCGTTGGCGACGGTCAAGCCCTTCCGCGTTCACGCTTTGCGACAGCTCTGTCAGCTGATCAGTCTTGAGCCTCTTCGAGGGCGGCTTTCAGCGTCAACAGATCGCGCCAGACGAGCTTTTTCTGGAGTGGATTGCGCAGAAGATAGGCTGGATGAAACGTCGCCATGGCACGGACTTGGCGAGCGCCCGTGTCGAAATCGATCCAACGACCGCGCAGCCGCGTGATGCCCATCGTGGTATCGAGCATCTCCTTGGCAGCGGCATTGCCGAGGAGAATCAAAAAATCGGGATCGGCCAAACGGATCTGCTGTTGGATGAAGGGCCGGCAGATCGCCCGCTCCATCGGCGAGGGATCGCGGTTGCCGGGCGGGCGCCACGGAATCGTATTGGCGATATAGACGCCACTGCGATCAAGTCCGATCGCGGCGAGCATACGGTCGAGGAGGCGCCCTGAACGCCCGACAAAGGGCAGACCCTGAAGATCCTCGTCACGGCCGGGCGCTTCGCCGACCAGCATGACCCGGCCTTCGGGGTTGCCATCGGCGAAAACGAGCTGCGTTGCCGTGCGCTTCAGATTGCACCCGTCGAAACCTTCGAGGATTTCGCGCAGCTCTTCGAGCGACGCCGCGCTGCGGGCGGCTTCGCGCGCCGCCATCACCGCCTCTTCCGACGGAAGGGCCGCCGGGGCGACGGGCGGCGGCGCTGCCGGCGGCTGCGGGCGCGCTTCGCTCCGGCGCGGCCTCTCGGCAGGTGCACGCGCCCCATCATCACGGTGTTGCGCCCCGGCGGGTCTGCCCTGTTGCTGCGAGGGCGCGTGACGGGCCGCCATCTCGCGTGCAGCCATCCTCGCGCGCGTTTCTTCAAAACGGTCGACGCCCGTCTCTTCCACGGCGCAATCGACGCCGTTCTCGAGATAGAAGCGCAACAGCTCCTTGAGGGGCGCGAGAGAGATATCTGGCGAAAGCGGGCTCACCAGACCTTTCTGCCATCATGCGAGCCGGGGCGGAAGAGGAGGCTTGCCGGGAACGCGTCAACCCGCCACGCTCAAAGCCCGCAGAAGTCCCGCTTGCGCCATGGACAGACGAGACGAAGCGGGTTTGCATTGAATTTGAGCGGGACGACGTTTTATCCCTTGGGCCCCCACTCTCATTTGGAGAAAAGAATGGAAGCCGCCGAGACGCCCGAACGTGAGAGCATGGAATACGACGTTGTCATCGTCGGAGCTGGACCGGCAGGACTTGCAGCGGCCATCCGCCTGAAGGAACTCGACGAAAAAATCTCCGTCGTGGTCTTGGAAAAGGGCTCCGAGGTCGGGGCCCATATTCTTTCCGGCGCGGTCATCGACCCGATCGGACTGGACAAACTCATTCCCGACTGGCGCGACGATCCGGACCGCCCGCTGACAACGCACGTCACCGAGGACCGCTTTCTCTATCTGACGGAGAAACGCGCCACGAAGCTGCCGAACATGCTGATGCCGAAGCTCATGAGCAATCATGGCAGCTATATCGGCTCGCTCGGACGGCTCACCCAATGGCTCGCGGCGCGAGCCGAAGCGCTCGGGGTGGAAATCTATCCGGGTTTTGCGGCCGCCGAAATTCTGACCGACGACAAGGGCGCCGTCATCGGCGTGGCGACCGGCGACATGGGCATCGGGCGCGACGGCAAGCCGGGCCCCGCCTATCAGCCCGGCATGGCGCTTCTCGGCCGCTACACGCTGATCGGCGAAGGCGCCCGCGGCTCGCTCGCCAAGGAGCTCATTGCCCGCTTCGCGCTCGACGAAGGTCGCGAGCCGGCGAAATTCGGCATCGGGCTCAAAGAGCTTTGGGAGGTCGAACCGGGAAAGCACAAGCCCGGCCTCATCCAGCATTCCTTCGGCTGGCCGCTCGACAACAAAACAGGCGGCGGCTCGTTTCTCTACCATTTCGGGGAAAACCAGGTGGCGATCGGCTTCGTCGTGCATCTGAACTACGAGAACCCGCATCTGGAGCCGTTCCAGGAATTCCAACGCTTCAAGACACATCCGGCGATCAAGAGCCTCCTGGAGGGCGGCCAGCGCATCAGCTACGGCGCACGCGCCATCACCGAGGGCGGCATCCAATCCGTGCCGAAGCTCGTCTTTCCGGGCGGCGCGCTCATCGGCTGCTCGGCGGGCTTCGTCAACGTGCCGCGCATCAAGGGCACGCATAACGCCATGCTATCGGGCATGCTGGCGGCGGAGCATGTGGCCGGAGCGCTCGGTGAAGGACGCAGCCACGACACGGTGGAAAGCTTCGAGGCGAGCTGGCGCGATTCTGAAATCGGTCACGACCTCAAGAAAGTGCGCAATGTGAAGCCGCTCTGGTCGCGCTTCGGCACGCGCTTTGGCGTGATGCTCGGTGGCCTCGATATGTGGACGAACTCGCTCTTCGGCTTTTCCTTCTTCGGCACGATGGGCCACGAAAAGCCCGATTATGCATGCCTGAAGCCGGCCTCCGAATGCCCAAAAATCGACTATCCGAAGCCCGACGGCGTCATCACCTTCGACAAACCCTCTTCGGTGTTTTTGTCGAACACCAACCATGAAGAGGACCAGCCGGTGCATCTGCGGCTCTCTGATCCGATGATGCAGAAGGAGAGCGAATGGGCGGTCTTTGCCGGCCCTTCCGCTCGCTACTGCCCGGCCGGCGTCTACGAATGGGTGCAGGAAGACGGGGCCGAACCGCGCTTCGTCATCAATGCGCAGAACTGCGTCCACTGCAAAACCTGCGACATCAAAGATCCGAACCGCAACATCACCTGGGTTCCGCCGCAGGGCGGCGAAGGGCCGATCTATGTCGGCATGTGAACGCCCATTGTGCTGAGTGAGGAATCCCGGCCCGCAGGTCATGTTGCGCCTGCGGGCTTTGCGAGTGCCAGCGCTCTTCGTCCGGCCGCGTCATGTAGAATTCCAGAAACTGGTCAGCCGTCCAGAGGCCCGAGCCGATCTGTCCGGCGGCCTTTGCCGGCGCGTTTATGGCCGTTCACCGCCCCTCGGGCGGTCGATAATGGCCCGTTTCCGGGTCGCGCACGAGAAGCTCGCCGCGGTCGTCGGTGCGCACCTTCTCGGCGGCGCGCACTTCACGATCGACGCGCGCCATCTCCCGTTTCAGAACCTTGAAAGCATAATAGCCACCAGCGGCGATCAATCCGAGAGCGATGAACTGGGGCATCGTTCTAACCTCCGAAACGCTGCCTGAGACTACGCTCTTCGAGCGTATCGAGGAAGCCCTCGCCGGCCGCTGCGGCCAGGCCGGCGCCGACGCGCCCCGGGCGCATGCCGAAGAAACTCTTCTCCGCACCGATGAGCTTCAGCCGCACCTTGTCTCCGTATTTTTCACGCAGCACATGGCGCATATCGCCGAGACGGTCTGCCAAGCCCAGCGAGACGGCCGTCTTGCCGGACCAGAAGAGCCCCGAAAAAATCTCGGGATCGTCGGCGAGCACGCTGCCGCGGCGCTTCTTGACGAGATCGATGAAAAGCTCGTGCACCTCTTCCTGGATGACTTTGAGACGGCGCACGTCTTCCGGCTTTTCCCGCTGGAACGGGTCGAGGATCACCTTCGATTCCCCCGACGTGTAGACGCGGCGCTCGATTCCGAGCTTGTGGATCGCATCGACGAAGCCGAAACCCGCAGAGACCACACCGATCGAGCCGACGATAGAGGCCGGGTCGACGATGATCTCGTCACCGGCGCAGGCGATCATATAGCCGCCGGAGGCACAGACATCCTCCACGAAGATGAACACCCGCTTTTGCTTTTCCTCGGCGAGCGCGCGGATGCGCTTGTAGATCATATGCGATTGAACCGGAGAACCGCCCGGCGAATCGATGATGATCGCCACGGCCTCTGCCTTCTTGTTGTCGAAGGCCTTCTTCAAGGGTCCCGCCACCGAGGCGAGTGTCAGCCCGGGCCGGAAGCGGCTGACACGACCGATCGTGCCCGACATTCTGATGACCGGAACCACGGGCTCAGCCTTGAACACGCCCGGCAGGAGACTGTGCAACCAATTCGCCATCTGTCTTCCAAACTCTCAAATTCATCAAAGATCGTCCCGGCAAGATGGTCATGCCGAGAGAATTTGCCAGATGCCGTGACGCTTCAGCGCCTCACAGCAGACCGAAATCCGCTTCGCCGCGAAGAATTGCATCGGCTCCAGAGGTCCAGGCCCCATCGCCCTCGTGCAAGACAAGGCCGGCACGCAGCTGCATCGGCGTGCGGCCGCCAAGACGCGCGGAAACGACAACGCGGCCCGCATCGTCTCCGGCATGCGCATAAAACGGCAGGATTTTGATGCTGCCGAAGCGGCGATCTTCAAGCTCCCGCAAAATCACGGCAAGGCGATCGGCCCTGTGGATGATCGCAATGCCACCCTTTCGCGAGAGGAGCGCGGCAGCCGCGGCAATCCAGCGCGGCAACGGATCCTCCTCAGCCTGATGGGCCGACCGTCGGCGTGCATCCGGCGAGGCGCTCACGTCGCCTGCGGCATAAAATGGCGGGTTCATGAGGACGAGCTCCGCCTGCTCTCCCACGCCGAGATGCTCGGACAATGCCGCATCGGTCACATCGGCTTCGCGGAACGCGACGCGATC contains these protein-coding regions:
- a CDS encoding uracil-DNA glycosylase, with the protein product MSPLSPDISLAPLKELLRFYLENGVDCAVEETGVDRFEETRARMAAREMAARHAPSQQQGRPAGAQHRDDGARAPAERPRRSEARPQPPAAPPPVAPAALPSEEAVMAAREAARSAASLEELREILEGFDGCNLKRTATQLVFADGNPEGRVMLVGEAPGRDEDLQGLPFVGRSGRLLDRMLAAIGLDRSGVYIANTIPWRPPGNRDPSPMERAICRPFIQQQIRLADPDFLILLGNAAAKEMLDTTMGITRLRGRWIDFDTGARQVRAMATFHPAYLLRNPLQKKLVWRDLLTLKAALEEAQD
- a CDS encoding tRNA1(Val) (adenine(37)-N6)-methyltransferase — protein: MVAEEVRVQSHGFLGGRVALLRPVSGHRPGLDAALLQAAVSPGRKGFCVEFGCGTGAVALSVAVRAPGLRVLGVDLDEEALHQARGALSLPENRSFADRVAFREADVTDAALSEHLGVGEQAELVLMNPPFYAAGDVSASPDARRRSAHQAEEDPLPRWIAAAAALLSRKGGIAIIHRADRLAVILRELEDRRFGSIKILPFYAHAGDDAGRVVVSARLGGRTPMQLRAGLVLHEGDGAWTSGADAILRGEADFGLL
- a CDS encoding S49 family peptidase, whose translation is MANWLHSLLPGVFKAEPVVPVIRMSGTIGRVSRFRPGLTLASVAGPLKKAFDNKKAEAVAIIIDSPGGSPVQSHMIYKRIRALAEEKQKRVFIFVEDVCASGGYMIACAGDEIIVDPASIVGSIGVVSAGFGFVDAIHKLGIERRVYTSGESKVILDPFQREKPEDVRRLKVIQEEVHELFIDLVKKRRGSVLADDPEIFSGLFWSGKTAVSLGLADRLGDMRHVLREKYGDKVRLKLIGAEKSFFGMRPGRVGAGLAAAAGEGFLDTLEERSLRQRFGG
- a CDS encoding electron transfer flavoprotein-ubiquinone oxidoreductase: MEAAETPERESMEYDVVIVGAGPAGLAAAIRLKELDEKISVVVLEKGSEVGAHILSGAVIDPIGLDKLIPDWRDDPDRPLTTHVTEDRFLYLTEKRATKLPNMLMPKLMSNHGSYIGSLGRLTQWLAARAEALGVEIYPGFAAAEILTDDKGAVIGVATGDMGIGRDGKPGPAYQPGMALLGRYTLIGEGARGSLAKELIARFALDEGREPAKFGIGLKELWEVEPGKHKPGLIQHSFGWPLDNKTGGGSFLYHFGENQVAIGFVVHLNYENPHLEPFQEFQRFKTHPAIKSLLEGGQRISYGARAITEGGIQSVPKLVFPGGALIGCSAGFVNVPRIKGTHNAMLSGMLAAEHVAGALGEGRSHDTVESFEASWRDSEIGHDLKKVRNVKPLWSRFGTRFGVMLGGLDMWTNSLFGFSFFGTMGHEKPDYACLKPASECPKIDYPKPDGVITFDKPSSVFLSNTNHEEDQPVHLRLSDPMMQKESEWAVFAGPSARYCPAGVYEWVQEDGAEPRFVINAQNCVHCKTCDIKDPNRNITWVPPQGGEGPIYVGM